The following proteins are co-located in the Microvirga ossetica genome:
- the ehuC gene encoding ectoine/hydroxyectoine ABC transporter permease subunit EhuC encodes MTWTQYLTPLLKGAQITVMISLTSIVLGTFLAFLAGIARTSGNRIISGAAFAYVLLFRGTPLLVQLFWFYYALPLIGISFDPITTGITVLALLTGAFGAEVVRGALLAVPQSQHEAARALNFSKSHTLWHISMPQAIIEMMPAFGNLAVQNLKDTALVSLISIADLTFQAQSLRNITLDSATIYTLTLIGYFIIALGLMVIMRFIEAKLRRGAAFPRSAHS; translated from the coding sequence ATGACTTGGACGCAATATCTGACGCCTTTGCTGAAGGGTGCGCAGATTACGGTGATGATCTCTCTGACCTCGATCGTGCTCGGCACATTTTTGGCCTTTTTGGCAGGCATTGCCCGCACATCGGGCAATCGGATCATCTCCGGCGCTGCTTTCGCGTATGTCCTGTTGTTCCGCGGGACGCCGCTCCTCGTCCAGCTCTTCTGGTTCTATTATGCCCTGCCGCTGATCGGCATCTCCTTCGATCCGATCACCACAGGCATCACTGTTCTAGCGCTTCTCACCGGCGCATTCGGGGCGGAGGTCGTGCGCGGCGCCCTTCTGGCGGTGCCGCAGTCGCAGCACGAAGCGGCCCGTGCGCTCAATTTCAGCAAGTCCCACACGCTTTGGCACATCTCCATGCCACAGGCGATCATCGAGATGATGCCGGCCTTCGGCAATCTGGCGGTTCAGAACCTCAAGGACACCGCCCTCGTCTCGCTCATCTCCATCGCCGACCTGACCTTCCAGGCTCAATCCTTGCGCAATATCACCCTGGATAGCGCCACGATCTACACGCTGACCCTCATCGGATATTTCATCATCGCGCTGGGTCTGATGGTCATCATGCGCTTCATCGAGGCGAAGCTGCGGCGCGGAGCGGCCTTTCCCCGGAGCGCCCACTCATGA
- the ehuA gene encoding ectoine/hydroxyectoine ABC transporter ATP-binding protein EhuA: MTPIIRFQNVIKRFGALTVLDQFNFDVRQGEKVTLIGPSGSGKSTVLRILMTLEPFQEGHLELAGISYHERHGRGEFKASDRHLHKIRSNVGMVFQSFNLFPHMTVLRNIVEAPVAVLKMKRAEAESRAIELLRMVGLLDKKDQYPSQLSGGQQQRVAIARALAMRPRVLLFDEPTSALDPQLVGEVLGVIRNLAQEHDLTMLLVTHEMRFAREVSDRVCFFDKGRIVEQGHPDQFFSNPEQPRTREFLSSVLNG, encoded by the coding sequence ATGACACCCATCATTCGCTTTCAGAACGTCATCAAGCGTTTCGGCGCGCTGACCGTCCTGGATCAATTCAACTTCGATGTCCGCCAGGGCGAGAAAGTGACTCTGATTGGCCCGTCCGGTTCCGGCAAATCCACTGTGCTGCGCATCTTGATGACGCTCGAGCCCTTCCAGGAGGGGCATCTGGAGCTTGCCGGGATCAGCTACCACGAGCGGCACGGGCGGGGAGAGTTCAAGGCCAGCGATCGACACCTGCACAAGATCCGCTCCAATGTCGGCATGGTGTTTCAGAGCTTCAATCTGTTTCCGCACATGACGGTCTTGCGCAATATCGTCGAGGCGCCGGTCGCCGTTCTCAAGATGAAGCGCGCGGAGGCGGAAAGTCGCGCTATCGAGCTTTTGCGGATGGTCGGTCTGCTCGACAAGAAGGACCAGTATCCGAGCCAGCTCTCCGGCGGGCAGCAGCAGCGTGTCGCCATCGCGAGGGCACTCGCCATGCGCCCCCGCGTTCTCCTGTTCGATGAACCCACCTCGGCCCTCGACCCGCAGCTTGTCGGAGAAGTGCTGGGAGTGATCCGCAACCTCGCGCAGGAGCACGATCTGACCATGCTGCTTGTCACTCATGAGATGCGCTTTGCCCGCGAAGTATCCGACCGCGTATGCTTCTTCGATAAGGGACGCATCGTGGAGCAAGGTCACCCGGATCAATTCTTCAGCAATCCGGAACAGCCGCGAACCCGGGAGTTCCTGAGCTCCGTCCTGAACGGCTGA
- the ehuD gene encoding ectoine/hydroxyectoine ABC transporter permease subunit EhuD, with the protein MMYGYEWDTSSTLAFALSILPILGIGLLVTLQAAAVGYAIALVLGLVLALLRRSRYKAISWTVACFTEFVRDTPLLVQLFFLYYVLPDFGIVLPAFMTGALALGLQYSAYTSEVYRGGINAIQRGQWEASTALNLTRLQTYRDIVVPQMIPRIVPALGNYLVSMLKETPVLSVVTVLDMLGLANMIGERTFDYLVPLSMVGLIFLPMTLICSALIHLVEKTLPKSGIPLR; encoded by the coding sequence ATGATGTACGGTTATGAATGGGACACCTCTTCGACACTAGCCTTCGCGCTTTCGATCCTGCCGATCCTCGGAATCGGTCTTCTCGTGACTTTGCAGGCGGCGGCGGTGGGCTACGCCATCGCGCTGGTCCTCGGTCTCGTCCTCGCGCTCCTGCGACGCAGCCGCTACAAGGCAATCTCCTGGACGGTCGCCTGCTTCACCGAGTTCGTGCGCGACACGCCGCTCCTCGTCCAGCTCTTTTTCCTTTACTACGTCCTGCCCGATTTCGGGATCGTCCTGCCGGCTTTCATGACCGGGGCCCTGGCACTCGGGCTGCAATATTCGGCATATACGTCCGAGGTCTATCGCGGCGGAATCAACGCCATCCAGCGCGGCCAGTGGGAGGCTTCGACGGCCTTGAACCTGACGCGTCTTCAAACCTATCGCGATATCGTCGTGCCGCAGATGATCCCGCGCATCGTCCCGGCATTGGGCAACTACCTCGTCTCGATGCTGAAGGAAACACCGGTTTTGTCGGTCGTGACGGTGCTGGACATGCTCGGCCTCGCCAACATGATCGGTGAGCGCACGTTCGACTATCTCGTGCCGCTCTCCATGGTCGGCCTGATCTTCCTTCCCATGACCCTGATCTGCTCGGCTCTCATCCATCTGGTGGAAAAGACTCTGCCCAAAAGCGGGATTCCGTTGCGATGA
- the ehuB gene encoding ectoine/hydroxyectoine ABC transporter substrate-binding protein EhuB → MHKIIRYGVAALAFAAAIGGAQALTLDEVKSAGYVQGATANEVPYGYMKEDGSAAGIGPAVAIAVFKKMGINEVNWTVTPFGTLIPGLKARRFAFAAAEQNISPERCKQVSFTEPNSSYGEGLLVKKGNPKKLTTYADIAKDPSLKVAVVSGANNIDFLRAVGVKDNQIVIIQANADALSTVQTRADAYAATELTVSKLAEGGKDVEQVKPFTDPIVDGKPVRNYGGFAFRPEDKELRDAYNAALIEFRKTDDYKKILTSYGLSEESIKAAMAKNVADLCAGK, encoded by the coding sequence ATGCACAAGATCATCCGCTACGGCGTTGCAGCTCTGGCCTTTGCGGCAGCCATCGGAGGCGCGCAGGCCCTTACCCTCGACGAGGTCAAGAGCGCCGGCTACGTCCAGGGCGCGACCGCCAACGAGGTCCCATACGGCTATATGAAAGAAGATGGCTCGGCCGCCGGCATCGGCCCGGCTGTCGCGATCGCTGTGTTCAAGAAGATGGGCATCAACGAGGTCAACTGGACCGTGACGCCGTTCGGCACGCTGATCCCCGGCCTGAAAGCCCGCCGATTCGCCTTCGCAGCCGCCGAGCAGAACATCTCGCCCGAGCGCTGTAAGCAGGTCTCCTTCACGGAGCCGAATTCCAGCTACGGCGAGGGCCTGCTTGTCAAGAAGGGGAATCCGAAGAAGCTGACCACCTATGCCGATATCGCCAAGGACCCGTCGCTCAAGGTGGCCGTGGTCTCGGGCGCCAACAACATCGACTTCCTGCGCGCCGTCGGCGTGAAGGACAATCAGATCGTCATCATCCAAGCCAATGCAGACGCGCTCTCCACGGTCCAGACCCGCGCGGATGCCTATGCAGCCACCGAGCTGACCGTGTCCAAGCTTGCCGAAGGCGGAAAGGATGTGGAGCAAGTCAAGCCATTCACGGACCCGATCGTGGACGGCAAGCCGGTTCGCAACTATGGTGGTTTCGCGTTCCGTCCGGAGGACAAGGAACTCCGTGACGCCTACAACGCCGCGCTGATCGAGTTCCGCAAGACGGACGATTACAAGAAGATCCTGACGTCCTATGGCCTCAGCGAGGAAAGTATCAAGGCCGCCATGGCCAAGAACGTCGCCGACCTCTGCGCCGGCAAGTAA
- a CDS encoding NAD-dependent succinate-semialdehyde dehydrogenase, whose translation MNAMTQTTAAAIPSKAETHPALSRLRDARLLREMAYIDGRWTGAVSDVRFEVRDPASGLVVARVARLGADEATQAIDAAALALPAWKTLLPQERAARLRAWHDLILEARQDLALLMTLEQGKPLSESLGEISYAASFVEWYAEEAKRLNVESVTSHLPGAEMLVRREALGVAALLTPWNFPSAMLTRKAAAALAAGCTVVAHPSSYTPLSALALAELSERAGLPAGVFNIVPGQAEPIANRFCDDERVRVVSFTGSTEIGRRIAARCALTMKRLVMELGGHAPLLIFDDADLDKAVEIAMAAKFATSGQDCLAANRIYVQRSIYPAFCEAFGERIAGLKVGAGLEADTEIGPLMHANAVSKAQAQIDDAVRQGARQITGDAAPAGPNFVTPTLPADVPDSALIMREETFAPIAAVTPFDTEDEVVRRANATEYGLVAYVVTENGARALRLARSLEYGMVAVNRVKITGAPIPFGGTKQSGLGREGSRHGLEAFTDLKYICLDIN comes from the coding sequence ATGAATGCGATGACGCAGACCACTGCCGCTGCCATCCCTTCCAAGGCGGAGACCCATCCGGCCTTAAGCCGGCTGCGGGATGCCCGCCTGTTGCGCGAGATGGCCTATATCGACGGCCGCTGGACCGGAGCGGTATCCGATGTCCGCTTCGAGGTCCGCGATCCGGCTTCGGGACTGGTCGTTGCCCGCGTCGCCCGGCTCGGCGCGGACGAAGCAACGCAGGCGATCGACGCCGCGGCCCTTGCCCTGCCCGCCTGGAAAACGCTGCTGCCGCAAGAGCGCGCCGCCCGCCTGCGGGCCTGGCATGATCTCATCCTTGAAGCCCGCCAGGATCTCGCCCTTCTCATGACCCTCGAGCAGGGCAAGCCTCTGTCCGAATCGCTCGGGGAGATTTCCTATGCGGCTTCCTTCGTGGAATGGTACGCCGAAGAGGCCAAGCGCCTCAATGTCGAGAGCGTGACCAGCCATCTCCCGGGTGCAGAGATGCTGGTGCGCCGCGAAGCACTGGGTGTCGCCGCGCTGCTCACGCCATGGAACTTCCCATCGGCCATGCTGACGCGGAAGGCTGCGGCCGCCCTTGCTGCCGGCTGCACAGTCGTGGCTCACCCCTCCTCTTACACTCCCCTTTCTGCCCTCGCCCTGGCCGAGTTGTCGGAGCGCGCCGGCCTGCCCGCGGGTGTTTTCAACATCGTCCCTGGTCAAGCCGAACCCATTGCCAATCGATTCTGCGACGATGAGCGCGTGCGTGTCGTAAGCTTTACAGGCTCGACAGAGATCGGGCGCAGGATCGCTGCTCGCTGCGCCTTGACCATGAAGCGCCTCGTGATGGAACTCGGCGGCCACGCGCCCCTGCTGATCTTCGACGATGCGGACTTGGACAAAGCCGTCGAGATCGCCATGGCGGCGAAGTTCGCGACGTCGGGTCAGGACTGCCTTGCCGCCAATCGCATCTACGTCCAGCGTTCGATCTACCCCGCTTTCTGCGAAGCGTTCGGCGAGCGCATCGCCGGGCTGAAGGTCGGAGCGGGGCTCGAGGCAGACACGGAAATAGGACCCCTGATGCATGCCAATGCGGTCTCCAAAGCTCAGGCGCAGATCGACGACGCCGTGAGGCAAGGCGCGCGGCAGATCACCGGCGATGCGGCTCCCGCGGGACCGAACTTCGTGACGCCGACGCTTCCCGCCGATGTGCCGGACAGCGCCCTTATCATGAGAGAAGAGACTTTCGCCCCCATCGCTGCCGTGACGCCATTCGATACCGAGGACGAGGTCGTGCGGCGTGCGAACGCGACCGAATACGGCCTCGTCGCCTATGTGGTCACGGAGAATGGCGCCCGGGCCTTGCGACTTGCCCGCTCGCTGGAATACGGCATGGTAGCCGTCAACCGCGTCAAGATCACGGGCGCGCCGATCCCGTTCGGAGGAACGAAGCAGTCGGGTCTCGGCCGCGAGGGGTCCCGCCACGGGCTCGAAGCCTTCACCGACCTGAAATACATTTGTCTCGACATCAATTAA
- a CDS encoding aspartate aminotransferase family protein — MLHEKNNLGNELHAWDRDHFFHPSTHMAQHARGETPNRIIAGGEGVYIVDREGKRSLDAFAGLYCVNVGYGRTKITDAIAAQAAALPYYHAYVGHGTEPSIRLAKMIIDRAPEGMSRVFFGLSGSDANETNIKLVWYMNNVLGRPEKKKIISRWRGYHGSGLMSGSLTGLAAFHNLFDLPRPPVLHTEAPYYFRRPDRNLSEEEFSQYCADKLDELIQTEGPDTIAAFIGEPVLGTGGIVPPPKAYWDKIQAVLAKYDILLIADEVITGFGRLGSMFGSDHYGMKPDLITIAKGLTSAYAPLSGVIVSEKVWRVLEQGSDTYGPIGHGWTYSSHPLCAAAGVANLEVVDELDLVANAGDVGVYFKNALNDAVGSNRFVGEVRGEGMMAAIEFVRDRDDQVFFDVSEKVGLRVAAALLERGVIGRAMPQGDILGFAPPLCLTRDEADTIVAATKGAVEAVTGAL, encoded by the coding sequence ATGCTGCATGAGAAGAACAACCTGGGTAACGAACTACACGCCTGGGATAGGGATCATTTCTTCCACCCCTCGACCCATATGGCCCAGCATGCGCGCGGCGAAACGCCGAACCGTATCATCGCTGGAGGCGAGGGCGTCTATATCGTCGATCGCGAGGGCAAGCGCAGCCTCGATGCCTTCGCGGGTCTCTACTGCGTCAATGTCGGATATGGCCGGACCAAGATCACCGATGCCATCGCGGCGCAGGCAGCGGCCCTTCCCTACTATCATGCCTATGTCGGTCACGGCACCGAGCCTTCGATCCGTCTCGCCAAAATGATCATCGACCGTGCTCCGGAGGGCATGAGCCGCGTGTTCTTCGGCTTGTCCGGTTCGGATGCCAACGAGACCAATATCAAGCTCGTCTGGTACATGAACAACGTGCTCGGACGCCCCGAGAAGAAGAAGATCATCTCCCGCTGGCGCGGTTATCACGGCTCGGGCCTGATGAGCGGCAGCCTCACGGGGCTCGCTGCCTTCCATAACCTGTTCGACCTGCCGCGCCCGCCAGTTCTGCACACGGAAGCGCCCTATTATTTCCGCCGACCCGATCGCAATTTGTCCGAGGAGGAGTTCTCGCAATATTGCGCCGACAAGTTGGATGAGCTGATCCAGACCGAAGGCCCGGACACCATCGCGGCCTTCATCGGCGAACCGGTGCTCGGCACCGGCGGCATCGTGCCCCCGCCGAAAGCTTACTGGGATAAGATCCAGGCGGTGCTTGCCAAATATGACATCCTGCTCATCGCCGACGAGGTGATCACAGGCTTTGGCCGCCTCGGCAGCATGTTCGGATCGGACCATTACGGCATGAAACCGGACCTGATCACCATCGCCAAGGGACTGACGTCGGCCTATGCTCCGCTCTCCGGCGTCATCGTATCCGAAAAGGTCTGGCGCGTCCTGGAACAGGGCTCCGACACCTACGGCCCGATCGGCCATGGCTGGACCTATTCGTCTCACCCGCTCTGTGCAGCGGCGGGCGTTGCCAATCTGGAAGTGGTGGACGAGCTCGACCTCGTCGCCAATGCGGGCGATGTCGGTGTCTATTTCAAGAATGCGCTCAACGATGCCGTGGGTTCCAATCGCTTCGTCGGCGAGGTGCGCGGCGAGGGCATGATGGCCGCCATCGAGTTCGTGCGTGACCGCGACGATCAGGTATTTTTCGATGTGTCCGAGAAGGTGGGCCTGCGCGTCGCGGCAGCACTGCTCGAGCGGGGCGTCATCGGTCGTGCCATGCCGCAAGGGGACATCCTCGGCTTTGCTCCACCGCTCTGCCTGACTCGGGACGAGGCCGATACGATCGTCGCCGCCACGAAGGGCGCCGTGGAAGCCGTGACGGGCGCTCTCTGA
- a CDS encoding ArgE/DapE family deacylase: protein MSTLSESERERILAAVDAAFEAQVGFMSELVRCVSLRGQEAGVQELVEAALLERGYGVDRQMIDTALIGRHPAFSPATVSYENSWNVIGRHNPAIVCGRSLILNAHVDIVPTGDPNRWQDPPFEPTRRGEWLYGRGSGDMKAGLSAAIFALDAIRSAGLELTAPVEIHSVVEEEITGNGAAMAIAGGHVADAVLIPEPTDEKLVRANSGVIKFAITVQGKPAHPREVSGGVSALEAAMQLIDRLRQLETRWNEERSAKPFFDDVENPAALTIGTINGGEWIASVPSCCGFEGRIGFYPGDDPQERVKEFEAFVAATAADDPVVQRCPEPTVEWVGVVHAGYTLAPGSEAEAVLVEAHAAANTPDGSPLQAYVMACYLDAAVYSVHAGIPSLVYGPIAENIHAIDERVSLPSLRRVTKAIALFVAAWCGIRPSAKTSHLSGAN, encoded by the coding sequence ATGAGTACTCTGTCCGAATCCGAGCGGGAGCGCATCCTGGCCGCCGTCGACGCAGCATTCGAAGCGCAGGTCGGCTTTATGTCGGAACTGGTGCGTTGCGTCTCACTGCGGGGACAGGAAGCCGGGGTGCAGGAACTCGTCGAGGCGGCCCTGCTGGAAAGGGGATATGGCGTTGATCGCCAGATGATCGATACGGCGCTGATTGGCCGACATCCGGCCTTTTCCCCGGCAACAGTCAGCTATGAGAATTCTTGGAACGTGATCGGGCGTCACAACCCGGCAATCGTCTGTGGACGATCCCTTATCCTGAATGCGCATGTCGACATCGTGCCGACCGGCGATCCAAACCGTTGGCAGGACCCGCCCTTCGAGCCGACGCGGCGTGGCGAATGGCTGTACGGTCGCGGCTCCGGCGACATGAAGGCGGGCTTGTCGGCGGCGATCTTTGCTCTCGACGCAATCAGGTCGGCAGGGCTCGAATTGACGGCACCGGTTGAGATCCACTCCGTCGTCGAGGAGGAAATCACCGGAAACGGAGCCGCGATGGCAATAGCCGGCGGCCATGTCGCCGATGCCGTGCTGATCCCGGAGCCGACCGACGAGAAGCTTGTTCGGGCAAATTCCGGCGTGATCAAGTTTGCCATCACGGTCCAAGGCAAGCCTGCTCACCCACGCGAGGTCAGTGGCGGTGTGAGCGCACTCGAAGCGGCTATGCAGCTTATCGATCGCTTGCGTCAACTCGAGACACGCTGGAACGAGGAGCGGTCTGCAAAACCATTCTTCGATGACGTGGAAAATCCCGCAGCTCTGACGATCGGGACGATCAACGGCGGCGAGTGGATCGCATCCGTTCCATCATGTTGCGGTTTCGAAGGACGCATCGGCTTTTATCCCGGCGACGACCCTCAGGAGCGCGTGAAGGAATTCGAGGCTTTCGTCGCTGCGACGGCTGCCGATGATCCAGTGGTGCAGCGCTGCCCGGAACCCACCGTGGAATGGGTTGGGGTCGTGCATGCAGGCTACACCCTTGCTCCCGGGTCGGAAGCGGAAGCCGTCCTTGTCGAGGCCCACGCAGCAGCCAACACACCGGATGGCTCGCCGCTACAGGCCTATGTCATGGCATGCTACCTGGATGCCGCAGTCTATTCCGTTCATGCAGGCATTCCCTCGCTGGTCTACGGGCCTATCGCGGAGAATATCCATGCCATCGACGAGCGAGTGTCCCTCCCCTCCTTGCGGCGCGTGACCAAGGCAATCGCTCTGTTCGTGGCGGCATGGTGCGGCATTCGTCCTTCGGCGAAGACATCTCATCTGTCCGGCGCGAACTGA
- the ald gene encoding alanine dehydrogenase, with amino-acid sequence MLIGVPSEIKDNEARVGLIPSSVQELVHHGHRVMVQSGAGLGAGFTDEDYRIAGAEIVDGPGSIFADAEMVVKVKEPLAQERQRLRPGQILFTYLHLAPDPEQTQDLIASRAVCIAYETVTSPSGALPLLTPMSEVAGRLAPQVGAHALEKAQGGRGILLGGVPGVPAASVVILGGGVSGTHAATIAIGMGAQVTVVDRSPDALKRLSTQFGNAISTVYSTRAAIAELAREADLLIGAVLIPGAAAPKLVSREVVRTMKKGSVLVDIAIDQGGCFETSHATTHSDPTYVVDGVVHYCVANMPGAVARTSTLALNNATLPFVLTLANKGWRTALSQDPHLLAGLNVCDGKITCEPVAEAQGLHYTPAHEMVGNGQ; translated from the coding sequence ATGCTGATCGGGGTGCCATCCGAAATCAAGGACAATGAAGCCCGCGTGGGGCTCATCCCCTCTTCCGTTCAGGAACTGGTTCATCACGGCCACCGGGTCATGGTGCAGTCCGGGGCGGGACTCGGCGCAGGCTTTACCGATGAGGATTACAGGATCGCCGGAGCCGAGATCGTCGACGGTCCGGGGTCGATCTTTGCAGATGCCGAGATGGTGGTGAAGGTGAAAGAGCCCCTGGCTCAGGAGCGCCAGCGCTTGAGACCAGGACAGATTCTGTTTACCTACCTTCATCTCGCTCCGGACCCGGAGCAGACTCAGGATCTTATCGCGTCGCGGGCAGTTTGCATCGCTTACGAGACCGTCACCTCACCCTCCGGCGCACTGCCTCTGCTGACGCCCATGTCGGAGGTCGCCGGGCGGCTCGCACCGCAGGTTGGGGCCCATGCACTCGAAAAGGCGCAGGGCGGGCGCGGCATCCTGCTGGGTGGCGTTCCAGGCGTTCCAGCCGCTTCCGTGGTAATTCTCGGTGGAGGCGTGTCCGGCACCCACGCGGCCACAATTGCCATCGGCATGGGCGCACAGGTGACTGTTGTCGACCGTTCTCCGGACGCCCTGAAGCGCCTTTCGACCCAGTTCGGCAACGCGATCTCCACAGTCTATTCTACACGCGCGGCCATTGCGGAACTTGCCAGGGAGGCCGATCTGCTGATCGGTGCAGTGCTCATTCCAGGCGCCGCCGCGCCGAAGCTGGTGAGCCGCGAGGTTGTACGCACCATGAAGAAAGGCTCCGTCCTCGTGGACATTGCCATCGACCAGGGGGGCTGCTTCGAGACCTCTCACGCCACCACGCATTCCGACCCGACCTATGTGGTGGACGGCGTCGTCCATTACTGCGTCGCCAACATGCCTGGCGCGGTTGCCAGAACCTCGACGCTTGCCCTGAACAACGCGACGCTGCCGTTCGTCCTGACTCTCGCGAACAAGGGCTGGCGCACGGCGCTGTCACAGGATCCGCACCTGCTTGCCGGCTTGAACGTATGCGATGGCAAGATAACCTGCGAGCCTGTTGCGGAGGCTCAAGGCCTTCATTACACGCCGGCCCACGAGATGGTAGGGAACGGCCAATAG